atatgtgtgtgtgtgtgtgtgtgtgtgtgtgtgtgtgtgtgtgtgtgtgtgtggtgaaagACAGATTGCTAAAAACACCAAATGGTTCATAGAAACCCTTCTATTCTCTCTGAGCCCACGACGGATGTCACTTAATCTTCGTATCCTGTTCCCTAATTGATGACCTAGTTACCCTCTTATGGTGTTTGGAATCTCTGAAGGGTAACATACAGAATGTAAACAAACAAGCTTTTACGTGCTACAAGTTTGAACTCAATTGAAATTCACGAAAACTACTTATTGCTAATAAGCATTGTGGAAAGAGAGGCTCATTCCAATGGGCCTGAGCACAGTGTGGGCATCTTCTTTGTTCTGTTCCTTACAATGTCAGAAACAAGATTTCTTTAGAGTTTGTGAGGTTCTACCTGCCTTGCTTTCTTCTGCATCTCCAGAATCATTTAGAATATTAACATTTGAGGCCAAAAATCATCAGCAGAAGACTCTCAGTCGTGCTACCTTTCCCTCAGCTGCATGTCTTCTTAGGTGTCCTGCTTCATAGAAAAGGGTTGTGCAAGACCTAGTTAAGATGCCTCTCTTGACACTGCCACAGGAGGCAGAAGATACTTAGTGGGCAGTAAAGAGAGCTCTCAAATAGCTGACAGGAAGTGTATTAGTCAGAGCCCTCTAGAATctcagaacttatgggtagtctgaatagagtaagggaatttgttgatttACAGTCTTTAGTCCAagtccccaacaatggtcagcagcagctatgaatggaagtccaaggatctagcagtggctcagtcccacgaggcagGCAGGTGAATAAGAGaggatcttccttcttccaatgtccttaggTAGGTCTCCatcagaaggtgtgtcccagattaaaggtgggtacCACCACACTTAGATCTGGGAGTTGCTTTTtccccagatgaccttgaactcagagatctccttgccttaagctcctgggattcatagccactttgcctcaagatctccatgccaagatccaggtcagaaacttgtatctcccagcctccagatcaggatcaaaggtgagccttccaattctggattgtagttcataccagatacagtcaagttgacaaccaggaatagccaccacaggaaggaagcagagacactgGATTCCACCCTCTGTAAAGAATAGGAAAAGAGAAATTGTGTCCTCCTGGCTTCTTCAGTGCATTTTGTTACCTCATAAGTCTGTCCAGAAGTTGTTCAAAAGTGTCAGTTAACCTGGGCTCTCTagtgagaccatgtttcaaagaaaatacaaaataaaacagctagtgagatagctcaatgggtaaagtcaCTTGCTGGCTGAACTTGACAACCCGAGGAAAGCAAAGCAACAAAATAAACAGCCAGGCACAGTGCTGGGCACGGaatgccagcattcaggaggctgaggaggagaagcaagagtttgaggacagtcttgTCTAagtagtaagaccctgtctcttaAAATTACACATACACGCCCAGGTAGACAACGGCCTGTGGAACAACATGCTTAAGGTTTACTGGGACGACTGTGATACGTATCTTACCCATGATTCTCCATCTGTGAGGAAGACACACTGCAGTGGTCAGAAACACAAAGAGAATGTGAAAGAGTATTACCAGAAATGGATGGAAGAGCAGGCCCAGAGCCTGACTGACAAAACAACGGCTGTGTTTCAACAAGGAAAGATCCCTCCAGCTCCCTTCTCTGCTCCTCCGCCTGCAGGGGCCATGATCCCACCTCCCCCCAGTCTCCCCGGTCCTCCTCGGCCTGGCGTGATGCCTGTACCCCACATGGGAGGCCCTCCTGTGATGCCAGTGATGGGCTCCCCTCCTCCTGGGATGATGCCTGTGGGACCAGCTCCTGGGATGAGACCACCCATGGGAGGCCACATACCCATGATGCCTAGGTTTCCAATGATAAGACCTCCCGCCCGCCCTATGATGGCGCCCACACAGCCTGGCATGACCCAGCCAGACAGATAAGAGCAGAAATGCTCTTTATCCTTTTGTATTTCTTGTTGTTTCACCAGGAGATCTTGGTGCTGAGCCTGAGTGTTTACTAGGTGCACGACAAGGAACTTCCTTTCCTAACAGAGGGAATGCTTCTGGAGGGAGAAGTGGTACAAAAAAGTGCGGCTTTCACTTACACCgtgaaatgtgaaaaaaaaactgtcagctctttaaaaaaattacacacacacacacacacacacacacacacacacacacaggcacagatatctatttatctatatatctatatctatatctatatctatatcatctatatctatatctatatctatatctatatctatatctatatctatatctatatatatctgcAGGCACAtaatgtgtatatctgtgtgttaaaTATAGAGTTATTTCCTAGgtattttaatcccagcattagtaGCCCTGATGTAACCCTTTCTGCTCCAGTCTAGCACTCTGTATCTGAAGCACTCATTATCTGGTGTGGCGCTTTGTTTTCATGTTTGTTCCCTAGCTAGACTCTACCCTTATGGGCAGATACCTCATTTAATTAATCTCTATATCCTCACCACATAACACAGAGATATGAAGAGAGTGACAATTCATTAAATGTCCCTAATGAGTGGTTGGGtgaattgaataaaataaaatgtcattttctcCACTCGGTATCAGGAGCTAGGAGTGAGTAAGTGAGATTTTCTTGCACATGATCCTACCACAAAATGTAATATATGTTTAGTTGAATTCAGTAGGCATGGGAGGACTTGTTATGTATGAGGATGGTTTTAGGGATAGTGGGAGGGTGGCACTGAACAAGTGCAAAGTGCATCCACTTATAAAAGCATCTGACATATAAAATAGCAAACacggaagcagagaaagatggtgGGTCTAGGTGGTGAGTATGAGCTAATTCATAATGGTTCAGAGAAAGGAGGGGCACAGAGGAAATCACTGTCAAATAGAGCGGCCGCAACCAGCAGAGGTGTTTGCAAATGCAAGGCAGTAAGTATTTGCAACATTGCTGTTCAGTGCTCCATTCTTGACTTTGGTGTGTTTAGAGAGGTCAGAGTGCACGGTAGTGGTTGGTGGAGCCAACAGAACATTTTCAGTAGAGTAttgtgatggctcagtgggtagagcctGATGACCTGTGTTCCCTGTATTCCTGAACTTagcatgcgtgcgcacacacacacacacacacacacacacacacacacacacacagagagacagagagacagagagacagagagacagagaaatagacaaacaagtaaataggatagatgatagataaatagatagatggatggatagatatagatagaagatagataaatttttaaaaacaatttaggttaagaaagaactttaaaataagtaaaaataaaattgaagtggACATATCCAAAAGGCAATACTATATCACACATTTCTAGAAATGCTTTCAAATCCTTCTGCATTTTGTCTGGGATCAGtcatggggttttttgtttgtttgtctgatttggttttggatttttaaaCACTACTCAAACTAAAGCCGAGGCCTgtcctttttctttcccctctctaaTTTCTTCGGAGCACTGTTACAGTCTGTCTCTTTACTCACCCTGAGCTATGGCTACTAATTTAGGACAAAACAGACTAGAATCTCAAGAAAGAGAACCCCTTTCTGGGTAATTATAATTAGTAAAGGAATATTATTGTAGATTTTTATGGCACATGGCCTAGATCACGTAGTATCTAACATCTAGAGTTGAATCACAAATATAGAAAGAGATCCAAGATTACTAATGAGCTTCCCGAGTCTGCCGAGAAGCTAACTTGATATCAGGAGAAATTCTATTGCATGGCATCTGTCTGTCATGCTAGCCAAAGAGTTGTATAATGGGCAGTCACAATTGAAAATGACCTTCAGTATGCCCAATTCATTTTTTTGATGTTTCCATTTTTCCCATCTTACATATTGCAACAATAATAGTAGCCATAGAAATAACTCCAATTGTAATTCAAATTTCAGAATGGGAGATTCAAGGTATGGTGACTTTTTCAATTGAATGTCGAGGGTAGATGAGTAAGAAACCTAGGAAGAATGAACAAAGTGAGGGGCATTGTTCAGAAAATCAGACATGGACACAGCATGGGCAAGACAGTTTGTCCTACTCAAACAGGAATTTTTACATAATGAACCAAGAACTCAAGTGGATGATGTCCCATTCAGGAAGAAAAAGTTAACGCTTGCGAACAAAAGCCCAGGACTACCGTATCTTTGAGCagctgcctctacttcctgaggcTGTGCCTGTGGTGCTCTTGGCTTGGAATTCCCTGCCTGCTGTTCCTTTAACCTGGCTGTGCCACTGACGGAAAGGAAGCTGGCTTTAGCCACTGCATTGACTCTGCTGCTCTTTGTCTATGCCACGTATGTTAGTTATCTCTTTCATGGCTGTGATCAAAACACTGACAACCATTTAAGGGAGGAAGGTTTATCTTGTCTCATGATTTAAAGGTATCATGGTAAGGAAGGCATGGTATCCGGAGTGTGAGGTGGCTGATCCCTTTGTGTCCACCATCAGGACACAGAGAGCGGTGAATGCTGGTTGCTCAGCTGGCTTCCTGTCCAGAACCTCAGCCTCTGGGATGGTGCTACCCATATTCAGTTTGGGTCTTTCCTCCTGAGTTAACACTCCCACAGATTTGCCCAgaggtcaagttgacaataatgATTAATTACACCATGTCCTGGGATGACTTAACCTTTGTGCTTTAATTTCTGCACAGAGTGTGTTCTACCTCCCAGGATTATCAGGATCATATGAAATGATATAAAATGCTTTGTCAGTTGTGAAAGGCTGATTTGTCTCCCTGAGTTCAAAGAACACTAGAGTGTCTGAAAACTGGTGTCAGGTTCAACCCTATTAAGACTCctatttttccattattttatgtatttttgcacAATGAGTCTCACTGagcactctcttctctctctctcccccccctcagCTTTACCTGAAGTATCTCAGGCTGACTTGGCCCATCTCTCTTGCTACTAACTTGAATATGGTCTTCTATTtgcaggtgggggggggggaccaaTGGAATACCAAATCTGAAGGAATTCAGTACCCAAAGTCACCAAGCCTGAAATATTTacagacaaatacacatgcacatgcatgcacacacacacacacacacacacacacacacacacacacacacacctactcagtctgtagtctgtataatgttacttgcatgtatgtatgtttcagggctgaccatttagtATCAAATAACCAACTGATGCactcttccctgaggaagaccatttctcctgctctagaaatacttttaaaagagagagaacatataGAAGGGATATATAGGAGagtttagagggaggaaagacGAGAAATGATACAatttaattataatctcaaaagcagaaaaaaagagTCACCAAAAAGTAGACAGCATTAAACTCATGGCATTTTGCTTGGTGCACTACCCTTTGCTTGGATTATGAAAGGGAGCAGTGAGATAATTCTGAGGGAGTAGTTTGCTGATGAGATTTCTCAAAATCCAGATGACAGCACTGCTGCCATTTATGGGTATAGAATGATCACAGTTGTTTTGTGATGATGACTCATGGCCTTGCAGTTGGGAGGGCCTGTGTCGTTTGCTGTAGAATAGCTGCTGCTTAATAGAATAATAGCCACCCCCATCCCTTTTGGGCAGAGGTTTCACATTCAGTATTGCAGTTGAACTCACTTTCATCTCACAATCACTTCCTAACTCTGTCCTTTCAGCAAGCTTCCTGAGGGTCTTTTGTCAGTGTTTGACCTCTGTAATTGCCTCCCAGGCATGGCTCAGGTTCTGTTCTCCTCAGCGGAAATTGCCTTGACCTGGCCATGATCATATACCATTTCATCACTGGCACCTGAGATCTTTCCTGTTCTCACCCAGTTCTTGGTGGCATTTGATTCTCTTGGAATGCCTTTTCACTTCATAAGACTTTCATCTTGGGAGCATTATTCTTGATCTGCCTGGGCCAGTATGTTTTGTgcattcctcttcctctgtccatTGGAAAGTCTTCGTCTGCAGGACTGGCCCCTAGTGTTCTATTGTTGTTGTCTGTTCATTCATAGGGCTGTCATCTTCTATTGTGTCTTCAGTTCCATTTCTGGGTATTCAGAATCAAATCCAGTCCACACATCTCACTTCTTCTCATCGAATTAAAACACCAACTTGTAAAGATTGACACCAATGGTTCCAGGCATCTCACGTTCATATAAGTTTCCCTACCTTGTTGTATTTAATACACTTAGCAGGTCTCTCTGGATCTGTAATTTCTATATGGTCATATATATTTCACACTTTTGATAATTTCACAAATTTAAATGCTACTGATTTTAGTCGGCTGTCTCAATTTGTGAAATCAACACTGATAATTGTTTTGGACCCATCAGTGGTGGTTACTAAATTGtaattcttttccattttaaatataatattttatttattatttatattcataaatacatataatgtattttgagcaTATTTATAACCAGCTTTTCCCTCTAACATCTTCTGGATCCCTTCATGCACTCCTAACTTCACAACTTGTCTTTTACAAATACCCCACTGAATCTAGTTTTTACTGTATATGTAGTCATGGGTGTTGGGCCATCCACTGGACCGTGGCTTATCTATTAGAGACTTTTAAGGAAACTCTATTTCAGTTGGCTGCCTCATTTTTGTGAGTCTAAGAAACACTAGGAATTGTTTTTATTAAGTATATCAGTAGCGTTTGCAAAATTATGCAGTAATTCTTTTTCTCATGTATAGTATTACTTAAAATGTTTAGTTATTATTACACATCGTAAAGCATCATGGGGTTTATAATGTTATTTTGATCCGTGTGTATCATGTATTTTGCTCACTTTCCTTTCCCCGCTTCCACTGCTCAGCTtcatctttcttctactttttagCATGAGAATATTTTATTCTCTTGATCATTACATCTCACCACAgttttccctctccccattcctcccagcccccagcacctctcacctctccctctgactcttttgcttctACTTTTATGGAACATacataagtatgtatgtgtatgtatatatgtatgtatatatgtatgtatagatagatatatagagataggtagatgaaaatatttaaattatgattcaatttatAAGAAAACTTGGTATTTGTCTTTATGATAATctttcaccttttcttttttttttttttccggagctggggacagaacccagggccttgtgcttcctaggtaagcgctctaccactgagctaaatccccagcctctttCACCTTTTCTTTGTATAATGAAAATTAGGTGGCTGTCTTCTTTGTCCTGATAAAAGTCTAAAAAAAAGTGGCAtcaattttcaaaatgtttttctGATGTGACTATTTTTATTATCATGATGATCTCATTAATTCAAACACAGTTGATATTTAAACCTTATTCAATATGTCCCAAAAGAAACTGTGGTTTACTGAATCTCTTGTATTTAATCTCTTGTTAATGACTTTGCAATTTACAAAATTGTCCACAGATGAatattttacattctttcttCCACAATGTATCAAGTGTATATCCCTCTCCATTCCTCTAAATATGACCCAAATTGTCTTATTTCTATAATGATTATCACTGTCCAAAGTTTGTGAGTCATGAACACATACTCCCTATCTCTCCCTAACTATTAGGTCTCTTGTTCTAATGCATTCCCACATAGGAATAATCTTTCAAAATGGGCCAATAGGAGCTCAGGACTTCTTCATAGCTTTCATGGCTTCTTATTGTTAATACATTAATACCTAAGCTGCTTGTCATACCCCTCAATCTTATAACATGGCTTTATAGTGGAGCATATATTTTAATCTCCATTAATCCTCCCCTCTGGATACAGTAAACAATTCTTTGTTCATAAATTCAACACACTTGGGTCGTGTTTCATATTTTGCATTCtgtgcagaaatagaaagcaTAGAAAACCAGCAAATCAGAGAAGACACAGGGAGGCTGCGTGAATCCTATGggtttcttcattcctttctctctctctctctctctctctctctctctctctctctctctccttctgactTCAAATTAGGTTAATGCAAATATAACCATTGCccttttaaataaaggaaaatggagacttgTACGTAGCAACACAGCTAGGGCTTGAATAAACACTCAGTCTCACAGGAGCCTAGTTCTCTTGGCCAGCTTTTGCCATTCTTCACCCTCTGAGAAGATAACTACGAATTTAGGACACACAACAATCAGCGCATATTCAATAAGACAGGGCTAATTGGTACacaaatccttcctctaattGAAGCAGCCATACAATTCTAGAAATACCAAGACAATGtggtttttaaataaaacacatttacTGGAAAAGAATATTAATGAGTCAAGTTAAAAACAGTGACAGTAACAGCTTCATGATTACAGTCTCCTGTTGTTCTTATAACTGTGGAGCCCTCATCTGTCCTTTGAGTCAACAGACATGGGGTCACTACTATAAAGTTGATCTGGAGACACCAGAGTTTAATGCACCTGCATCTACCTTCTTCCTTTCAATGGGGTTGTCGACATAGGCAGATGTTATCCGCAATTACATCTGGAAACGACCGATGTATAGTGTGCAAAACAGGAGAAACTGATAGAACTGAATGAAAAATTGGATGTCTTAAGACAGCTTGAGGCTAATGAAAAGGGTTGCCAATGGCTGAGGCACTAGGGCTGGCAAGTCCAGAGTTCAAACCCTGTGTGTGCTTAGGAGGGCTTGGGAAGCTTGTACCAGGCGTGTTGCTTCCCTCTCgtttttcttacttttcttttgagactACCCATAATAATTATTCGGAggtttgttgttgctattttgttCTACTTTATCAGAACATAGATAAACCTGTGTTGCTTAGTAACTGGACAAAAATTTCCCtgagagaaccagctcttgttttatGGCGGCAATTATAGAAACTGTGATTTGTGGGTGATCTCTTTAAGCAAATTTTGCTTGAATGTGTCTGTTAATTTTTGCAAGAGATATCTGAATTTTTGAACAAAAGTTTGGGAGTTATTCTATTTAAACATGCTTTCTATGGGGAAAGGGACAAAATAGTGAAATAGAAGGCACCTGAAAGCAGAAGTGGGTACTAGCTTATAGGAAATTAGGGAATCAGACAAGCagctggggagaagaggagggcaaGCAGAAAGGCACTGACTTAGAGTAAATTATAAGAACACATATGTTTGCAGAAGTCATAATGGCACCCTCTGCTTTGTATTTTTACTTAAAAGTTAATTCCAATAAAGAATATTGGTGGccaatgtttgaaagtgatatatCTATAAGAAAATTatatctagaatatacaaaaattcttatgccacaaacataaaacaacaaaTTCAATTTAAAGCGCATACAGGACATAATTAGGGCTTTTCCCAAGACAGATATCAATAACTGAGAAGCACATGAAACGATGCTTGGCATTTCATTCAGGGAAATGGTGTTCGAACCCACAGGAAGAGAGTGCTTGGCATGAACCAGCATGATGATAACAAGCATTAACAAGAATATGGGAAAAAGGCTCCTACTCTATTTTAGATGAGACTATtatgaaaaaaaagacaaacaaatctTCAACTAGGCAAACAAAATTGTGATATGAGCCAGTACTCCAGTTCTACCTAGGGACTGAAAGCAGAGACTTGAACAAATCATCATGCATCATTGTTAACGGTAGCATATTCACTgaagagagatacagagaaagacacagggaAACATGTCAGATTTCCATCagttgatgaatgaatgaataaaatgtgaTGTGGTcattaaatgaaatgaaatagtaATACATGCTATGACACTGATGAACCTTGAAATCTTTAGGCTATTTGAAAAAGCCAAACACAGAAGATTACATGTATTGTTATATTTAAATGAAATCTTCCAAACAGACTACTctacaaagacagaaagggaatTAGTACTTAGAGCTAGGGGAAGAAAACTCTTCACCCTGGAAGTGAAGGTTGTTGCCCAGTTCTGTGAGCATTCCAAAACTAAGTTACACATTTTAAATGTGAGCGTTGTACAGCATGTGAATTAAATTGCAGCAGATCTGTTACAAACAAAATGTTTGCTGGAtctgttcttttcttgttgctgtatCAGATAGTAGAGACAGGGTTATAGAGATAAGACTCAGAGCCATCAAGGGGCTTGTGATTTAAGGAGAcagataagaaaaggaaaaacttggagaataaataaaatcttaaaatagaGCCCTGGGTATCTCAGAAATAGTGAATTAAAGAATGCTTCAGCTAGGAGAAAGAATTTAATCTGGATCCTGAAGTGGGaataaaatttcaactcaattacCAGAGCTTCAGGGTGTGGTTCGTGTCAGTGAAAAAGCAAGGTCATTCCAAGTTGAGGAATCACTGACTGTGAAGGTACCCCCGGTCTTCAGTCACCTAGCACCATCAAAGAACAATGGAGAATTAGATGGTGTCTAGCAGTGTGGCGTGTGTTGTGACAGATGAATTTCAAAAACTAGTCTGGATCAGAGTGCCAAGGGGCTTAATTTCTCTAAAGCATAGTATATTCCCTGATTTAGGACCACATGTCACATAGAACTAATGTGGTAAAGTTCTCATGAAGTGACCTATAGCTGCAACTTGGACAACTGGCTGATCCTCTCAGGATCATAATTTCCTTAAGTTTAACATGAAGATGAACATGCTCTATTTTAGGCGTTAGTATTGAACAAATGAAACATGGCTGCAACAGACCCTCAGGGACTGGATAAGGCAGGATTGattttcatccattttcct
The window above is part of the Rattus norvegicus strain BN/NHsdMcwi chromosome X, GRCr8, whole genome shotgun sequence genome. Proteins encoded here:
- the LOC120099250 gene encoding U1 small nuclear ribonucleoprotein C-like; the encoded protein is MLKVYWDDCDTYLTHDSPSVRKTHCSGQKHKENVKEYYQKWMEEQAQSLTDKTTAVFQQGKIPPAPFSAPPPAGAMIPPPPSLPGPPRPGVMPVPHMGGPPVMPVMGSPPPGMMPVGPAPGMRPPMGGHIPMMPRFPMIRPPARPMMAPTQPGMTQPDR